A single window of Paenibacillus sp. SYP-B4298 DNA harbors:
- the rfbH gene encoding lipopolysaccharide biosynthesis protein RfbH, with product MTMKEQELREQILQLAAVYYKSRWRHKEFEPGVDYIPVSGKVFDEEELTALVDSSLDFWLTEGRYARRFEREFARYMDTRYALLTNSGSSANLLAFSALTSPQLGERCLKPGDEVITAAAGFPTTVNPIIQHGMVPVFVDVNMSTYNIDASKLEAAISSKTKAIMVAHTLGNPFDLRAVKQVADQYGLWLIEDTCDAVGARYEGQAVGSFGDLATVSFYPAHHITMGEGGAVLTSNAKLRKITESFRDWGRDCWCKPGKDNTCGRRFDWELGTLPCGYDHKYTYSHIGYNLKITDMQAAIGVAQLAKLPQFVKRRQENFRYLKEALQPLQHLLRLPEATPGSEPSWFGFPITVRENAPLSRNELVQALEAHGIGTRLLFAGNLLRQPAYAQVKHRVAGPLTHTDAIMNRTFWVGIYPGLTEPMLDYVAQVLHKLLGGGGAS from the coding sequence ATGACGATGAAGGAGCAGGAACTGCGGGAGCAGATATTGCAGCTTGCTGCAGTCTATTACAAGAGCCGCTGGAGACACAAGGAGTTCGAGCCGGGAGTGGACTATATACCGGTAAGCGGCAAAGTGTTTGACGAGGAGGAATTGACTGCACTCGTTGATTCCTCGCTAGATTTCTGGCTAACCGAGGGACGATATGCCCGCCGCTTCGAGCGGGAGTTTGCCCGTTACATGGATACCCGCTATGCTCTGTTGACGAATTCAGGCTCCAGCGCCAATCTGCTGGCTTTCTCGGCACTGACCTCTCCTCAGCTTGGAGAACGATGCCTCAAGCCGGGTGATGAAGTCATCACCGCTGCGGCAGGCTTTCCGACCACGGTCAATCCGATTATCCAGCATGGGATGGTTCCGGTCTTTGTCGATGTCAATATGTCAACTTACAATATTGATGCTTCGAAGCTGGAGGCGGCAATCAGCAGCAAGACCAAGGCGATTATGGTCGCGCATACGCTGGGCAATCCATTTGATCTGAGAGCGGTGAAGCAGGTTGCCGATCAGTATGGGCTGTGGCTCATCGAGGATACATGCGATGCGGTAGGCGCGCGGTATGAAGGACAGGCGGTAGGCTCCTTCGGCGATCTGGCGACAGTCAGCTTCTATCCGGCTCATCATATCACGATGGGGGAAGGAGGCGCAGTGCTGACCTCGAATGCCAAGCTGCGCAAGATTACCGAATCGTTCCGGGACTGGGGCAGAGATTGCTGGTGCAAGCCAGGCAAGGATAATACATGCGGTCGCCGATTTGATTGGGAGCTCGGCACGCTTCCATGCGGCTATGACCATAAATATACGTATAGCCATATCGGATATAATCTCAAGATCACCGACATGCAAGCAGCCATCGGTGTGGCTCAACTGGCGAAGCTCCCGCAATTCGTGAAGCGCCGCCAGGAAAACTTCCGATATCTGAAGGAGGCGCTCCAGCCGCTTCAGCATCTATTGCGGCTCCCTGAAGCAACACCGGGTAGTGAGCCGAGCTGGTTCGGCTTCCCGATCACGGTGCGGGAGAATGCGCCGCTTAGTCGCAACGAGCTGGTGCAGGCGCTGGAGGCGCACGGCATCGGGACACGGCTGCTGTTCGCAGGCAATCTGCTGCGTCAGCCAGCCTACGCGCAGGTGAAGCATCGCGTCGCTGGCCCGCTGACTCATACGGATGCGATTATGAACCGGACATTCTGGGTTGGCATCTACCCCGGCTTAACGGAGCCGATGCTAGACTATGTGGCTCAGGTGCTTCACAAGCTGCTTGGAGGAGGTGGGGCATCATGA
- the rfbF gene encoding glucose-1-phosphate cytidylyltransferase — protein MKVVLLAGGYGTRISEETVLKPKPMIEIGDKPILWHIMNIFSKYGFHEFIVCLGYKGHVIKEYFAHYYLHGTDVTFDFGNRNKTVVHNQYLEPWKVTLVETGRDTLTGGRLKRIGSYIGQEPFLMTYGDGLADVNIAKLVQFHQEQGRLATVTAVQPGGRFGALQLGADSGVKGFIEKPRGDGGWVNGGFFVLEPKVLDYIEGDRTVWEEQPLRRLADERQLSAYKHTGFWQPMDTLRDKNYLEQLWSGGAAPWR, from the coding sequence ATGAAGGTTGTCCTGCTGGCGGGAGGCTACGGCACACGAATTAGCGAGGAGACGGTGCTGAAGCCGAAGCCGATGATTGAGATTGGGGATAAGCCGATCCTCTGGCATATTATGAATATTTTTTCGAAGTATGGCTTCCACGAATTCATCGTTTGTCTGGGGTACAAAGGTCATGTCATCAAGGAATATTTTGCGCACTATTATCTTCACGGGACGGATGTGACCTTCGATTTTGGCAACCGCAACAAGACGGTTGTTCATAATCAATATCTGGAGCCGTGGAAGGTGACGCTCGTCGAGACAGGACGGGATACGTTAACCGGCGGACGACTGAAGCGAATCGGGAGCTATATCGGACAAGAGCCGTTCTTGATGACATACGGAGATGGATTGGCTGATGTGAATATCGCGAAGCTGGTTCAGTTTCATCAGGAGCAGGGCAGGCTGGCGACCGTAACGGCGGTGCAGCCTGGCGGTCGGTTCGGAGCATTACAACTGGGAGCAGATTCCGGGGTCAAGGGGTTTATCGAGAAGCCGCGCGGGGACGGGGGCTGGGTGAATGGCGGCTTCTTCGTGCTGGAGCCTAAGGTGCTGGATTATATCGAGGGTGACCGCACCGTATGGGAGGAGCAGCCGCTCCGAAGGCTAGCCGATGAACGGCAGTTGTCTGCCTATAAGCATACTGGATTTTGGCAGCCGATGGATACGCTGCGGGATAAAAACTATCTGGAGCAGCTATGGTCTGGCGGCGCAGCACCATGGAGGTAG
- the rfbG gene encoding CDP-glucose 4,6-dehydratase: MKHLSYWQGRRVLVTGHTGFKGMWLCLWLRTLGADITGYALEPEGAASLYGQCRPEGWMRSVIGDIRDRQAVQALVADCAPEVVIHMAAQPLVRRSYKEPTATYEVNVMGTVWLLEAVREASLAGAPIRAVVNVTSDKCYDNREWEWGYRENEPLGGYDPYSSSKACAELVTAAYRSSYFHPSLHDRHRVGIATARAGNVIGGGDYAEDRLLPDCIRALSGNGKLAIRHPQATRPWQHVLEPLSGYLLLAQQLAEQGAALAEAWNFGPDEHSVRSVEWMTQRAGELWGNRSYYELDRQAQPHEAADLKLDSSKARRRLGWRPRWSVEQAVAHAVSWYQRQIAGETAEELCLEQIRTYMAASAMR, from the coding sequence ATGAAGCATCTATCATATTGGCAGGGCAGGCGCGTGCTGGTGACCGGGCACACCGGCTTCAAGGGAATGTGGCTCTGCCTCTGGCTGCGCACGCTTGGCGCCGATATTACGGGCTATGCCCTGGAGCCGGAAGGGGCGGCCAGCCTGTATGGGCAGTGCCGCCCGGAGGGGTGGATGCGCTCTGTCATCGGCGACATTCGGGATCGCCAAGCAGTACAGGCGCTGGTAGCTGATTGTGCGCCAGAGGTCGTCATTCATATGGCGGCGCAGCCGTTGGTCAGGCGCTCCTATAAGGAGCCGACAGCCACTTACGAGGTGAATGTGATGGGGACGGTCTGGCTGCTGGAGGCGGTGCGCGAGGCGAGCTTGGCAGGGGCTCCGATTCGGGCTGTAGTGAATGTGACGTCAGACAAATGCTACGACAACCGCGAATGGGAATGGGGCTACCGGGAAAATGAGCCGCTCGGCGGCTACGATCCGTATTCGAGCAGCAAGGCATGTGCGGAGCTGGTAACGGCAGCGTATCGCAGCAGTTACTTTCATCCGTCACTGCATGACCGCCATCGGGTCGGAATCGCCACAGCGCGCGCAGGCAATGTAATCGGTGGCGGGGATTACGCAGAGGATCGTCTGCTGCCCGACTGTATTCGCGCATTGAGCGGCAATGGCAAGCTGGCGATTCGCCACCCGCAGGCTACCCGGCCGTGGCAGCATGTGCTGGAGCCGTTGTCCGGCTATCTGCTGCTGGCGCAGCAACTGGCAGAGCAAGGTGCCGCGCTGGCAGAAGCATGGAACTTCGGGCCAGATGAGCACAGTGTCCGCTCGGTCGAATGGATGACTCAGAGAGCGGGCGAGCTGTGGGGGAATCGCTCTTATTATGAACTGGACAGACAGGCGCAGCCGCATGAAGCGGCTGATCTGAAGCTGGACAGCTCGAAGGCGCGGCGCAGATTAGGGTGGCGGCCTCGCTGGAGCGTGGAGCAAGCCGTGGCACATGCCGTAAGCTGGTACCAAAGACAGATCGCGGGCGAGACCGCCGAGGAGCTCTGTCTGGAACAGATTCGCACCTATATGGCTGCCTCGGCCATGCGCTAG
- a CDS encoding thiamine pyrophosphate-binding protein, producing the protein MKLSDYVIDCIAEQGVAHVFEMIGGAIAHLLDSTYDRQDIECVSVHHEQSAAFAAEGYARVNGRLGVAMATSGPGALNLITGIGSCYFDSVPCLFVTGQVNTYEYKGDRPVRQIGFQETDIVSIVRPIVKYAEMICVPERIRYGLEKAVFLARHGRPGPVLLDLPMNVQRADIDPQQLPSFFGSEEHRQLLAEPPPVTSRDIQAVTAMLEKAQRPLILAGGGVRASGASAELRELVELTGIPVVHSLLGLDALPGVHPASAGLIGAYGNRYSNLAAANCDLLLVLGSRLDTRQTGTRPSTFARGALKVHVDIDKAELNEKVRVDKALHADVKSFLCRLVKSLQRTQLPDFSGWRAMMDSWQKRYPSGSPVPSSGAVEPNRFMELLSACSSDGDLFVLDVGQHQMWASQSLRLREGQRLLNAGGMGAMGFALPAAIGACKAEPGRRVIVIAGDGGIQVNIQELNTMARHRLPIKIFVMNNRTLGMVRQFQDMYFDGRRQSTVGSYTCPDLPAIAEAYGLPASRIRLHCEAEQAIKDALDAEGGVLVEVELSMDSAVTPKLAVHHPIEQMSPALPPGELESVMVVDMLDKEDIG; encoded by the coding sequence ATGAAGCTGTCTGACTATGTGATAGATTGTATCGCGGAACAAGGGGTGGCTCATGTGTTCGAGATGATCGGCGGAGCCATCGCACACTTGCTGGACTCAACCTATGACCGACAAGACATCGAGTGCGTCTCGGTTCACCATGAGCAGTCTGCTGCGTTCGCGGCGGAAGGGTATGCCCGTGTAAACGGACGTCTAGGCGTAGCGATGGCCACCAGCGGACCGGGGGCGCTCAATCTGATAACAGGAATCGGAAGCTGTTACTTCGACTCCGTGCCCTGCCTGTTTGTGACCGGCCAGGTCAATACGTATGAGTACAAGGGAGATCGTCCGGTTCGACAGATCGGATTTCAGGAGACAGATATTGTTAGCATCGTGCGGCCGATCGTCAAGTATGCCGAAATGATCTGCGTGCCCGAGCGTATCCGGTATGGTCTGGAAAAAGCCGTCTTTCTCGCACGGCATGGCCGTCCCGGTCCGGTGCTGCTCGATCTGCCGATGAATGTGCAGCGTGCCGACATTGACCCGCAACAATTGCCGTCCTTCTTCGGCAGTGAGGAGCACCGTCAGCTCCTGGCTGAGCCGCCGCCCGTAACCAGCCGTGATATTCAGGCGGTTACGGCCATGCTGGAGAAGGCGCAAAGGCCGCTCATACTGGCTGGTGGCGGCGTTCGCGCCTCTGGGGCATCTGCTGAACTGCGGGAGCTGGTTGAGCTGACGGGAATTCCCGTCGTCCATTCGCTGCTCGGGCTGGATGCGCTGCCTGGCGTCCACCCGGCAAGCGCCGGGCTGATCGGCGCTTACGGCAATCGCTATAGCAATCTGGCAGCGGCCAATTGCGATCTGCTGTTGGTGCTCGGCTCGCGCCTGGATACCCGGCAGACAGGCACAAGGCCGTCTACCTTTGCCCGCGGAGCGCTCAAGGTGCATGTCGATATTGACAAGGCGGAGCTGAATGAGAAGGTACGGGTCGATAAGGCGCTGCATGCGGATGTAAAGAGCTTCCTGTGCAGGCTGGTCAAGTCGCTGCAGAGGACGCAACTGCCGGACTTCAGCGGCTGGCGGGCGATGATGGATAGCTGGCAGAAGCGTTATCCGAGCGGCTCCCCTGTTCCCAGTAGCGGAGCTGTAGAGCCGAACCGCTTCATGGAGCTGCTCTCTGCTTGCAGCAGCGATGGCGACCTGTTCGTGCTGGATGTCGGGCAGCATCAGATGTGGGCTAGCCAGTCCTTGCGTCTTCGAGAGGGTCAGCGGCTGCTTAATGCCGGAGGCATGGGCGCGATGGGCTTCGCGCTCCCGGCAGCGATCGGAGCATGCAAGGCGGAGCCGGGCAGGAGAGTCATTGTCATTGCGGGCGATGGCGGCATTCAGGTGAATATTCAGGAGCTGAACACGATGGCTCGGCATCGGCTTCCCATCAAAATATTCGTCATGAACAACCGCACGCTCGGCATGGTTCGTCAGTTCCAGGACATGTATTTTGACGGTCGCAGGCAGTCGACAGTTGGCAGCTATACCTGTCCTGATCTGCCGGCTATCGCGGAAGCCTACGGACTCCCGGCGAGTAGAATTAGGCTGCACTGCGAGGCCGAGCAAGCGATCAAGGACGCGCTGGATGCAGAAGGGGGAGTGCTGGTGGAGGTCGAGCTGTCGATGGATTCGGCAGTCACACCCAAGCTCGCTGTTCATCATCCGATTGAGCAGATGTCCCCCGCGCTGCCGCCTGGCGAACTGGAGTCTGTCATGGTAGTCGACATGCTGGATAAGGAGGATATAGGATAG
- a CDS encoding glycosyltransferase family 2 protein — translation MITISLCMIVRNEENSLGQCLSGMVGIADEIVIVDTGSTDRTKEIAASFGAVIYDFEWIDDFAAARNYSFSKATKDYIMWLDADDTITPVDQERLRQLKQTLPPEIDTVTMPYNLAFDGEGNVISTLRRNRLVRRECGFQWIGPVHEYLAVAGRAYASDACITHKKDKAHTDRNLRIYRKRAEQGEQFSPRDLYYYANELRDHQFNEEAVDYYGRFLATGQGWIEDNFQACLKGAECWGRLGDKMQEFQWLCRTLIYDKPRAEFCCRLGAHLFEQVKYEQAIYWYDLAVRLPVDTGNMGMTNKAVSTWVPHLQLCMCYDKLGQHQKANYHNELALSYYPSHPSMQYNRNYFKNLLGTRYVGLNAARVNKGRGD, via the coding sequence ATGATTACGATTAGCTTATGTATGATCGTCCGCAACGAGGAGAACAGCCTCGGACAATGTCTGTCAGGAATGGTGGGCATCGCCGATGAGATCGTCATTGTCGATACCGGCTCGACGGATAGGACGAAGGAGATTGCTGCCAGCTTTGGAGCCGTCATCTATGATTTTGAATGGATTGATGATTTTGCGGCAGCGCGTAACTATTCCTTCAGCAAGGCTACGAAGGACTATATTATGTGGCTGGATGCTGATGATACGATTACACCGGTGGATCAGGAGCGCTTGCGCCAGCTCAAGCAGACGCTTCCCCCGGAGATTGATACGGTGACGATGCCATACAATCTGGCCTTTGACGGCGAGGGCAATGTGATCAGCACGCTGCGCCGCAATCGACTGGTGCGCAGGGAATGCGGGTTTCAATGGATTGGGCCTGTGCATGAATACTTGGCGGTAGCTGGCCGTGCCTATGCGAGCGATGCCTGCATTACGCATAAGAAGGATAAGGCACATACCGATCGGAACCTGCGTATTTACCGCAAACGCGCCGAACAAGGAGAGCAGTTCTCGCCGCGTGATCTATACTACTATGCCAACGAGCTGCGCGACCATCAGTTCAATGAGGAGGCCGTGGATTACTATGGCCGGTTTCTGGCTACAGGGCAAGGCTGGATCGAGGATAATTTCCAAGCTTGCCTGAAGGGAGCAGAGTGCTGGGGCCGCTTAGGAGACAAGATGCAGGAATTTCAATGGCTGTGCCGGACACTGATCTATGACAAGCCGCGGGCAGAATTCTGCTGCAGGCTGGGGGCTCATCTATTCGAGCAGGTGAAGTATGAGCAGGCCATCTATTGGTATGACCTCGCTGTACGTCTCCCTGTCGATACCGGCAATATGGGGATGACGAACAAGGCCGTCTCCACCTGGGTACCCCATCTCCAGTTGTGCATGTGCTACGATAAGCTGGGTCAGCATCAGAAGGCCAATTATCATAATGAGCTGGCGTTGAGCTATTATCCCTCGCATCCCAGCATGCAATATAATCGGAACTACTTCAAAAATTTGCTCGGCACCAGGTATGTGGGACTGAATGCGGCCCGTGTGAACAAGGGAAGGGGGGACTGA
- a CDS encoding class I SAM-dependent methyltransferase produces the protein MRTFQFEYPYVPAARYGWGRTLHRGLCSLINERRSDYGAFLEKCLEFKERLAAIELCSEEQSLQPYWLNSWFTGLDAVALYGVIAHSKPRRIIEIGSGNSTKFARRAIADQQLATELISIDPAPRAEVDALCDRLIRQGAENVDVSIYRELQAGDILFVDSSHRSFMNSDATVILLEVLPELNSGVLVQFHDIFLPLDYPPSWGDRLYNEQYVLAAYLLGGGGDFDIFFPSAFVEQDEELAAKLNPLWEAAAHMQSVPRNGASFWLRKR, from the coding sequence ATGCGTACCTTTCAGTTTGAATATCCGTATGTCCCCGCGGCGAGATACGGCTGGGGCAGGACGCTGCATCGCGGACTCTGTAGCCTGATTAATGAACGCCGCAGCGACTATGGGGCGTTTCTGGAGAAATGTCTGGAATTCAAGGAGCGACTGGCAGCGATTGAGCTTTGCTCGGAAGAGCAGTCTCTTCAGCCCTACTGGCTCAATTCATGGTTTACCGGTCTTGACGCAGTGGCGCTATATGGCGTAATCGCACACTCCAAGCCCAGGCGCATCATCGAGATTGGCTCCGGCAACTCGACGAAGTTCGCAAGGCGGGCGATTGCGGATCAACAGCTTGCGACGGAGCTTATCTCGATTGATCCCGCCCCGCGCGCGGAGGTAGATGCACTTTGCGACAGATTGATCCGCCAGGGCGCCGAGAATGTGGATGTCTCCATCTACCGCGAACTACAGGCGGGCGACATTTTATTTGTAGATAGCAGTCATCGTTCCTTTATGAACTCGGACGCAACCGTCATATTACTGGAGGTTCTGCCCGAATTGAATTCGGGTGTGCTCGTGCAGTTCCATGATATTTTTCTCCCGCTGGACTACCCGCCTTCATGGGGGGACCGCTTATATAATGAACAATATGTGCTTGCAGCTTATTTGTTAGGCGGGGGCGGGGACTTCGATATTTTCTTTCCAAGCGCTTTTGTCGAGCAGGATGAAGAGCTGGCTGCCAAGCTGAACCCGTTGTGGGAGGCCGCTGCACATATGCAATCAGTTCCTCGCAATGGCGCTTCGTTCTGGCTAAGGAAAAGGTGA
- a CDS encoding glycosyltransferase family 2 protein — MKTSIVILTRNQLEVTASCLESIRRHTPEPHEIIIVDNGSTDGTPDYIRLYPDIILHENQENVGFAIGCNQGTALASGDYVLFLNNDTVVTKGWLTHMLRVMESEEDAGMVGPVSNFTSGHQRIAVSYTELSQLDAFAEAYTASQAGNRLQVRRLIGFCLLARRSMLEEIGGFDERYRLGNYEDDDLCLRAIRQGYTLHVALDAFVHHYGHVTMAGLESDTLSSLLQENGQRAIEKWGAPIHELIYRAPIRISLCVLAGDDVRSLHHTLASSRGVADELIVMVPQSQSLSPEQAAAAGVPSAQAEITELAKQYTASVYSYSGGDETPEEAYRFGYDLASCEFVLWLHAGDGLEQEERRRLAGLKLAVDEGVEAIELACGEQERRYMVRRSTGFISPAELAGSSTAIAWIEGGVKVSRLQ; from the coding sequence ATGAAGACGAGTATTGTGATTTTGACGCGCAATCAGTTGGAAGTGACGGCGAGCTGTCTGGAGAGCATCCGGCGGCATACGCCAGAGCCGCATGAGATTATTATTGTAGATAATGGCTCCACGGATGGAACGCCGGATTATATCCGACTGTATCCGGACATTATTCTGCATGAGAACCAAGAAAATGTCGGCTTCGCTATAGGATGCAACCAGGGCACTGCGCTGGCAAGCGGGGACTATGTGCTGTTCCTTAACAATGATACTGTCGTCACCAAGGGGTGGCTGACCCATATGCTGCGAGTGATGGAGAGCGAGGAGGATGCGGGAATGGTCGGCCCGGTCAGTAACTTCACGAGCGGCCATCAGCGCATTGCAGTTAGCTACACAGAGCTGTCGCAGCTTGATGCATTCGCCGAGGCGTACACAGCTTCACAAGCGGGCAACAGGCTGCAGGTTCGCAGGTTGATCGGCTTTTGCCTGCTCGCCAGGCGAAGCATGCTGGAGGAGATCGGCGGCTTCGACGAGCGGTATCGCCTCGGAAACTATGAGGACGATGACCTGTGTCTGCGAGCCATCCGACAAGGCTATACCCTTCATGTTGCGCTGGATGCCTTCGTTCATCATTATGGTCATGTGACAATGGCCGGGCTGGAGAGCGACACGCTGAGCTCTCTGCTCCAAGAGAATGGACAGCGAGCCATTGAGAAGTGGGGAGCACCTATTCATGAGCTGATCTACCGCGCACCCATCCGAATCAGCTTGTGTGTGCTAGCCGGAGACGATGTGCGCAGCCTCCACCATACATTGGCTTCATCGAGAGGTGTGGCCGATGAGCTGATTGTAATGGTGCCACAATCCCAATCGCTGTCTCCAGAACAAGCTGCTGCGGCAGGTGTACCATCGGCTCAAGCGGAGATCACGGAGTTGGCAAAGCAGTATACGGCATCGGTCTACAGTTATTCGGGAGGAGACGAGACACCAGAGGAGGCATACCGATTCGGGTATGATCTGGCAAGCTGCGAGTTTGTGCTGTGGCTGCATGCTGGGGACGGACTGGAACAAGAGGAGCGTAGAAGACTCGCGGGGCTGAAGCTGGCTGTGGACGAAGGGGTTGAAGCGATTGAGCTGGCTTGCGGAGAACAGGAGAGGCGCTATATGGTGCGGAGGTCAACTGGCTTCATATCGCCTGCGGAGCTGGCGGGAAGTAGCACTGCCATAGCCTGGATCGAGGGCGGGGTGAAGGTGAGCCGCCTGCAGTAG